In Lepidochelys kempii isolate rLepKem1 chromosome 10, rLepKem1.hap2, whole genome shotgun sequence, a single window of DNA contains:
- the MCEE gene encoding methylmalonyl-CoA epimerase, mitochondrial isoform X2, with protein sequence MAACMGKVAAGLLTRLQTTAHTVRTLSVSRSLTQKVPCSLWKLGRLNHVAIAVPDLEKAQSFYKSVLGAQVSETVPLPEHGVYTVFVELGNTKLELLNPLGEKSPISGFLQKNKAGGMHHICIEVDDIKAAMAELKEKKIRILSEEPKIGAHGKPVIFLHPKDCDGVLVELEQA encoded by the exons ATGGCAGCCTGCATGGGGAAAGTAGCAGCAG GGCTTCTTACCAGATTGCAAACTACAGCACACACGGTACGGACTTTATCAGTGTCACGCTCCTTAACTCAAAAAGTTCCATGCTCTTTGTGGAAATTGGGGCGACTCAATCATGTAGCAATTGCGGTACCTGATTTGGAAAAGGCCCAGTCTTTTTACAAGAGTGTTTTAGGAGCCCAGGTGAGTGAGACAGTTCCTCTTCCTGAACATGGCGTCTACACTGTTTTTGTGGAGCTGGGAAACACAAAGCTGGAACTGCTGAACCCTCTGGGAGAAAAAAGTCCAATTTCAGGCTTTCTGCAAAAAAACAAGGCTGGAGGAATGCATCATATCTGCATTGAG gTTGATGATATAAAAGCGGCTATGGCAGAACTGAAGGAAAAGAAGATCCGAATATTGAGCGAAGAGCCCAAAATAGGGGCGCACGGCAAACCAGTGATTTTTCTCCACCCTAAAGATTGTGATGGAGTCCTTGTAGAACTTGAGCAAGCCTGA
- the MCEE gene encoding methylmalonyl-CoA epimerase, mitochondrial isoform X1 — protein sequence MRCVHLKSRSSKYPVDIDVDCIRRRKKKEIARLLTRLQTTAHTVRTLSVSRSLTQKVPCSLWKLGRLNHVAIAVPDLEKAQSFYKSVLGAQVSETVPLPEHGVYTVFVELGNTKLELLNPLGEKSPISGFLQKNKAGGMHHICIEVDDIKAAMAELKEKKIRILSEEPKIGAHGKPVIFLHPKDCDGVLVELEQA from the exons ATGAGATGTGTACATTTAAAAAGTAGGTCTTCAAAATACCCCGTGGACATTGATGTTGACTGCattagaagaagaaagaaaaaagaaattgcaC GGCTTCTTACCAGATTGCAAACTACAGCACACACGGTACGGACTTTATCAGTGTCACGCTCCTTAACTCAAAAAGTTCCATGCTCTTTGTGGAAATTGGGGCGACTCAATCATGTAGCAATTGCGGTACCTGATTTGGAAAAGGCCCAGTCTTTTTACAAGAGTGTTTTAGGAGCCCAGGTGAGTGAGACAGTTCCTCTTCCTGAACATGGCGTCTACACTGTTTTTGTGGAGCTGGGAAACACAAAGCTGGAACTGCTGAACCCTCTGGGAGAAAAAAGTCCAATTTCAGGCTTTCTGCAAAAAAACAAGGCTGGAGGAATGCATCATATCTGCATTGAG gTTGATGATATAAAAGCGGCTATGGCAGAACTGAAGGAAAAGAAGATCCGAATATTGAGCGAAGAGCCCAAAATAGGGGCGCACGGCAAACCAGTGATTTTTCTCCACCCTAAAGATTGTGATGGAGTCCTTGTAGAACTTGAGCAAGCCTGA